From Uloborus diversus isolate 005 chromosome 8, Udiv.v.3.1, whole genome shotgun sequence, a single genomic window includes:
- the LOC129228617 gene encoding uncharacterized protein LOC129228617 yields MKQFKDEKIENHAYSVIGMFSTVCEFRSSHWNNQLYPDRVMFRYRLLSEFRKVDASEDYKMIYFTPDGVFRFSNENEVEEFLQQDQEEQNKLNYTSAVDVLTEEGNTYLFKNVQDSTTFVNNWIFLLRCCRPLNI; encoded by the exons ATGAAacaatttaaa gatgAGAAAATAGAGAATCATGCCTACAGTGTCATAGGCATGTTTAGTACAGTGTGCGAGTTTAGATCAAGTCACTGGAATAACCAACTCTATCCCGATCGAGTGATGTTTCGCTATCGTTTGCTCTCTGAATTTAGAAAG GTAGACGCTAGTGAGGATTACAAAATGATCTATTTCACTCCAGATGGCGTCTTCAGATTTTCGAATGAAAACGAGGTGGAAGAGTTCCTGCAACAAGATCAAGAGGAGCAAAATAAATTG aATTACACAAGTGCTGTTGATGTGTTAACTGAAGAGGGCAATACCTACCTGTTCAAGAATGTACAAGACAGTACTACTTTCGTAAATAACTGGATTTTTCTTTTGAGATGTTGCAGACCATTGAACATTTGA